AGAAGAGATACCATTTGAGATTCGTTCGTTCTGGATAATGGATTCAGCTCGTTTCTCAGCATGTTTTCTTGCCGAAATAGTGCTTGACAAATTCTAAAAAATTGTTTATAATAAAATCCTCAATAGGTTGTAAGAACGATGTCTTTTATGTTGATCTGCAAAGCTGGCATTAGGCGATTCAAAATTGCGCATGACATTAGCAGAAATAAAAGAGACTTTGGAGGCAGAGCTGCTTACGAGCGACTCGGATTTGTCGGTTGAAGTTCGTTGTGCCTGTGCAGCGGACATGATGAGTGACGTTTTGGCGTTCACGGAGCCAGCGTCATTGATCATTACGGGACTCATTAGCCAACAGACGCTCAGGACAGTGGAGATCGCGGATGCGGTCGCTGTGGTATTCGTGCGTGGGAAGCGGCCTGGATCGGATTTGATCGCCTACGCGAATGAAAAGAAGATCCCTTTGCTGGTGACCGATTTCTGCATGTATGATGCATGTGGTTTATTATTCAAAAAAGGGCTATGTGGGGTAACTCAACAAGTAAAGAAAATCCTAAAAAGAGATGGCTGTTGATGCGGGTCTGGTCCAAGAATTTTTAATCAAAGGATGGGATTTCAGTCATGCGGGAGAAGCATCATGCGAAATCAAAAATACGCTAAAGCAGATCGGAATTTCGGCTGAAATTATTCGGCGGGTGGCGATCGCCGCTTATGAAGCTGAGATGAATGTTGTCATGTACGCCCACCAAGGGATCATGCGGTGTGAGATTGATCCGGATCAGATCAAAATCACTGTGGAAGATCAGGGACCTGGAATCGCTGATATTGACCTAGCGATGCAAGAAGGGTATTCTACCGCTACGCCAGAGATGCGCGAAATGGGTTTCGGCGCTGGAATGGGGCTTCCCAATATCAAAAGAAATACCGACATTTTTGAAATCACTTCAATCGTGGGATCAGGGACAAAGTTAACGCTAGTATTTAGGTTGTCACAGAATCCGCAATGATACGGAGTTCTGCCATGAAAAAAACGCGGCATTCCATTCGATTCATCGAAGAAAAATGCATCGGCTGCGTTACTTGTTTAAGAGCCTGTCCGACCAAAGCCATTCGCGTGGTCAATGATAAGGCCCGATTCGATGAAGAACGCTGTATTGATTGCGGGGAATGCTTTAGGCTCTGCCCTCACGATGCAATTGCATCTGAAACGACCTCTTACGCTGATCTGAAAAAATTTGAATGTACCATTGCGTTGCCCTCACCAGTTTTATATAGTCAATTTGGTTATGATGTTCTCCCCAATCAAATATTGTTAGCTTTAAAGAAAATTGGATTCGATTATGTGTTTGATGAGGCCTGGGATTGCGAGCTGACGACCGAGGCAATTCAGATCTATCTCGATAATTGCAAAGGGCCGTTCCCTCAAATTTCAATTACTTGTCCTGTGGTGGTTCGGCTAATCACCATGCTTTATCCGTCGCTGGTGGACCATTTGATCAAACTGGAAATTCCGCGCGAATCTGCCGCCAAAAAATTCAGACAAAAGGCAGCCAGCAGCCGAGGCATTTCACCCGACAAAATCGGAGTGATTCACATTACGCCCTGCCCAGCGAAAATGATCTCGATCAATCATCCAGTAGGATTGGAGAAATCGAACCTTGATGGGGCGATCGCTATTTCGGATATTTACGGTCAATTATTAATGGCGCTCAAGGATCTTGAGGAAGATGTAATCTTGCAGCTTTCCAGCGGCGTTGGTATTGCTTGGGCGATCAGCGGCGGCGAAATCATGGGGATCCGACAAGAGAATTGCTTGGCAGTTTCTGGCGTTCAAGATGTGATTCGGACGCTCAATGATGTCGAGGCCGGAAAATTGAACGAAATTTTATTTTTAGAATGCCTGATCTGCCCTGACGGCTGTATCGGGGGCTCATTAACGGTGCAGAATCGCCACCAGGCGCGCCGGAAGGTTCGTCGGTTAATTAAGATGTTTGGCGAACAGACACGAGTAAGCCGAGAGATGGTACTACGCTTGTATCGTGACGGCTATTTCAATCTTCAAAAAGAAATATTACCAAACCCATTACCACCATTGGACCCTGATCCAGTCAAGGCGATTCAAAAGATCAAACAGCGGGATGAGATCTTAAAAGATCTGCCTGGGAAAAATTGTTCCGCTTGTGGTGCACCAGATTGTCGGACGCTTGCTGAAGATATCGTTTTGGGGCATGCTTCTGTGGAGGATTGTGTCTTTTTAACGCTTAAAAAACTAATTGGAAAATCATGAAACTGAATCATCTGATCGAAAAAGTACCGCTCACATTGCAAACGCCAGCCGTAAACCTTGATGTTGAAATTACTGGGGGCTATATTAGCGATTTGCTCAGCGATGTCATGGCCCACGCAAAAAAGGGAGATGTCTGGGTTACGCTACAAATCCATCAAAACACCGTGGCAGTAGCAACGCTTAAAGAATTAGCTGGCATTATTGTTATCGGCGGTAAAAAGCCGGCTCCAGAAACTATCAAAAAGGCGGAGGAAGAGGGCGTTCCAATTTTAACCAGCGACCTCACAGCGTTTGAATTGATCTGCGAACTGTGCAAGTTGGGGATTTCGGGCAGCCGCTAATGGGTAAGATTTATAACGCTGATCTGCATATCCATTCGTGCCTGTCGCCCTGCGGCGATCTGGATATGACGCCACGAAAAATTGTAGCGATCGCTATTGCACGAGGCCTGGATATCATCGCTATCAGCGATCATAATGCATCGGAAAATATCCTTGCGGCAATGAAGGCAGCCGAAGGTAAACCATTAACGATTATCCCTGCCATGGAAGTCGCTTCGGCTGAAGAAGCACACCTCCTGGTACTGTTTGAGGGGATGGATCAGATACAACAGTTTCAAAAGATTGTCTACGACAACCTCTTATCCTTTGGCGTTGATCAGCGAATGATTGATGATCAAGTGATCGTCAATGAAAATGACGAGGTTGAAGGTTTCAATGAACATCTGCTATTTGGGGCTGTGGAACTATCGCTTCAGCAATTGGTTTCGGAGGTTCATCGCCTTGATGGATTGGCTATCGCCTCGCATATCGATCGGGAGAGCTTCAGTATCATCGGGCAGTTGGGCTTTGTTCCGAATGATCTGTCATTGGATGGGCTGGAAATTTCATATCAAACCAGTTTGGAACAAGCCAAGAAGTTGTATCCTGATGCCCGCTGTTTTCCATTGATAAAGAACTCGGATGCGCATTATCCCAACGAGATCGGCCGACAGATTACTCGGTTTTTCCTGGAACAGCCGACTTTGGAAGAGATAAGATTAGCGTTGAAAAATTCTCAAGGGCGGAAGATTCTTGAATAGGGATGAATATTGGAAGATTTGTCATTACATATTCTCGACATTGCCGAGAATGCCCTGAAAGCCAATGCCAGCCGAGTAGAAATTCATGTGATCGAGGACTTGGAACGCGATCGCCTACGAATCCAAATTATTGATGATGGAAGCGGCATGGATGAAGCCCTGGCTCAAAAAGCAACCGATCCGTTTGTCACTACTCGGACAGAGCGGCGAGTGGGACTGGGATTGCCGCTTTTGGCTGAAGCAGCCCGAATGGCCGGGGGTGAGCTCCACATCCATTCGGCCCCGGGCAAAGGCACGCTAATCGAAGCTGATTTTGTTTATAGCCATATCGATCGCAAACCGTTAGGTGACATGGTTCGCACCATGATGGTGCTAATCGTTGGCAATCCTCAGGTTGATTTTGGATATTACCATCAAAAAGGCGATCGTAGCTATTGCTTGAATACCAGTGAGCTGCGAAAGACCCTGAAGGAAA
This DNA window, taken from candidate division KSB1 bacterium, encodes the following:
- a CDS encoding PHP domain-containing protein, whose amino-acid sequence is MGKIYNADLHIHSCLSPCGDLDMTPRKIVAIAIARGLDIIAISDHNASENILAAMKAAEGKPLTIIPAMEVASAEEAHLLVLFEGMDQIQQFQKIVYDNLLSFGVDQRMIDDQVIVNENDEVEGFNEHLLFGAVELSLQQLVSEVHRLDGLAIASHIDRESFSIIGQLGFVPNDLSLDGLEISYQTSLEQAKKLYPDARCFPLIKNSDAHYPNEIGRQITRFFLEQPTLEEIRLALKNSQGRKILE
- a CDS encoding anti-sigma regulatory factor yields the protein MAVDAGLVQEFLIKGWDFSHAGEASCEIKNTLKQIGISAEIIRRVAIAAYEAEMNVVMYAHQGIMRCEIDPDQIKITVEDQGPGIADIDLAMQEGYSTATPEMREMGFGAGMGLPNIKRNTDIFEITSIVGSGTKLTLVFRLSQNPQ
- a CDS encoding ATP-binding protein, translated to MSLHILDIAENALKANASRVEIHVIEDLERDRLRIQIIDDGSGMDEALAQKATDPFVTTRTERRVGLGLPLLAEAARMAGGELHIHSAPGKGTLIEADFVYSHIDRKPLGDMVRTMMVLIVGNPQVDFGYYHQKGDRSYCLNTSELRKTLKEIPINHPEVIKLIKKDLEQGLKELGVVFY
- a CDS encoding 4Fe-4S binding protein; the encoded protein is MKKTRHSIRFIEEKCIGCVTCLRACPTKAIRVVNDKARFDEERCIDCGECFRLCPHDAIASETTSYADLKKFECTIALPSPVLYSQFGYDVLPNQILLALKKIGFDYVFDEAWDCELTTEAIQIYLDNCKGPFPQISITCPVVVRLITMLYPSLVDHLIKLEIPRESAAKKFRQKAASSRGISPDKIGVIHITPCPAKMISINHPVGLEKSNLDGAIAISDIYGQLLMALKDLEEDVILQLSSGVGIAWAISGGEIMGIRQENCLAVSGVQDVIRTLNDVEAGKLNEILFLECLICPDGCIGGSLTVQNRHQARRKVRRLIKMFGEQTRVSREMVLRLYRDGYFNLQKEILPNPLPPLDPDPVKAIQKIKQRDEILKDLPGKNCSACGAPDCRTLAEDIVLGHASVEDCVFLTLKKLIGKS
- a CDS encoding DRTGG domain-containing protein; its protein translation is MKLNHLIEKVPLTLQTPAVNLDVEITGGYISDLLSDVMAHAKKGDVWVTLQIHQNTVAVATLKELAGIIVIGGKKPAPETIKKAEEEGVPILTSDLTAFELICELCKLGISGSR
- a CDS encoding DRTGG domain-containing protein, translated to MTLAEIKETLEAELLTSDSDLSVEVRCACAADMMSDVLAFTEPASLIITGLISQQTLRTVEIADAVAVVFVRGKRPGSDLIAYANEKKIPLLVTDFCMYDACGLLFKKGLCGVTQQVKKILKRDGC